A genomic region of Gossypium hirsutum isolate 1008001.06 chromosome D01, Gossypium_hirsutum_v2.1, whole genome shotgun sequence contains the following coding sequences:
- the LOC121213766 gene encoding 3beta-hydroxysteroid-dehydrogenase/decarboxylase-like, which produces MYLVWRSNSRDPENLARISVHKLHGAKNVINACQESKVKRLVYYSSADVVFYGSQDILNGDESFAYPGTSKDMTVDLKFEAEGLIRLANKIGSLQTCVLRPSNVFGSGETQFVPLLVNLAKFGLAKVCEQS; this is translated from the exons ATGTATTTGGTTTGGCGATCTAACAGTAGAGACCCTGAAAACCTTGCCCGGATTTCTGTACACAAGTTACACG GTGCAAAAAATGTCATTAATGCATGCCAAGAAAGTAAAGTTAAGCGACTCGTATACTATAGTTCTGCAGATGTTGTTTTTTATGGTTCACAAGATATACTTAATGGTGATGAGTCCTTCGCTTACCCAGGGACA TCTAAGGATATGACTGTAGACCTCAAGTTTGAAGCTGAAGGACTAATCAGGTTAGCTAACAAGATTGGCAGTCTTCAAACATGTGTACTTCGCCCTAGCAATGTCTTTGGATCTGGTGAAACACAATTTGTGCCTTTGCTAGTGAATCTAGCCAAATTCGGTTTGGCAAAGGTTTGTGAACAATCTTAA
- the LOC107928045 gene encoding probable disease resistance protein At4g27220 produces MELVLPICEALKCFGHLTCTYVEHHRKLERRMNDLLAKQRQLNAIKSDVEMKIKTELRLGRCVRQEVENWLLDVQTINGKIQNIDERTQNLSCFSRGHLGKQVSLTVEEVKEIIEQGRFTGALVIDDPSTAGVPFQLEHLEGETAVIADIWKHLMSDEIGMVGVCGMGGIGKTTIMKHIYNQLLEETKSKPLFEKIIWVTVSQDFNITRLQQDIADAMNIEDLPKPEQKRAAVLRNELRQIRHVLILDDVWEGFVLEKVGIPIPIFSNGSRLVLTSRSNVVCGFIGCSEIVEVPPLSNEESMNLFLAHTGRGILKVPSLEEILGDIVGECDGLPLAIAVIAGSMKGIYDVVEWRNALTELSDHVTSVKGTDKEIYGRLKFSFDRLEDSNIQNCFLYCSLYPEDYLIPRVELIEYWIDEGFLERGSRQQLHDRGHTILNRLVNNCLLEKAGDDVKMHDVMRDMALYIKHPYFMVKAGTGLKELPGKQEWKDVERVSFMMNMVSEIPPSLSPNCEKLSTLLLQNNESLERISESFFQHMHSLSILDLSYTSIEQLPNSVSNLEMLNALVLRGCKELRYVPSLEKLKALRKLDLRGTGIEKVPKGLEMLANLTYLNLCTESLKELPIAILPRLSCLQCLVLYVKLPNVKMNGLEAARLRKLEVFEGRFNELIDFNAYIKSIQGRELTSYLLVMASPKAKFDDRPLVEGLNNAFFFNFELLGDCDVRNVFKIVAGHQGVKTVSLTWGEKKLEVVCEMERDPATFVESLKKRGYGVQLVDVQEQEPPFLPRKRVVILSGCPIGREDPVELPSDVRCLRIFECPDIRSLSDMPFFQQTNKLGFCSIHHCRGIESVLDLSSTSQPCNSFQNLELLWLENLDNLHMLVKVAEEASVVSTSSSLPMPGIFSHLESFVIKGCPNMKQLFPCKLAHDLQNLKKLVVCHCVQMEEIISSEEEEESRKGKGINTRTRFSLPTLQQLVLAYLPELKSICSSNRAVICDSLWDIEVRECMKLKRMPLYLPHFRDTHQSVPSEDICISPREWWESVEWDYPKAKEVLRPWLYFV; encoded by the exons ATGGAACTTGTGCTACCAATTTGTGAAGCACTGAAGTGCTTTGGACATCTAACATGTACATACGTGGAGCATCACAGAAAACTTGAACGAAGGATGAATGATCTTCTGGCAAAACAACGCCAACTAAATGCTATCAAGAGTGATgtggaaatgaaaataaaaacagaGCTTCGATTGGGAAGATGTGTAAGGCAAGAAGTAGAGAACTGGCTTCTAGATGTGCAAACCATCAATGGCAAAATACAGAACATTGATGAAAGAACGCAAAATCTGTCTTGTTTTTCACGTGGGCACCTTGGTAAACAAGTTTCCCTAACAGTTGAAGAAGTGAAGGAAATTATTGAACAAGGCAGGTTCACTGGAGCTCTAGTAATTGATGATCCATCTACTGCTGGGGTGCCTTTTCAGTTGGAACATTTGGAAGGTGAAACCGCGGTGATTGCAGACATTTGGAAGCATTTGATGAGTGATGAAATTGGAATGGTTGGTGTATGTGGAATGGGCGGGATTGGGAAAACCACTATAATGAAGCACATATACAATCAACTACTGGAGGAGACTAAATCTAAACCCTTGTTTGAGAAAATCATTTGGGTCACTGTTTCACAGGACTTCAACATCACCAGGTTACAACAAGACATTGCAGATGCTATGAATATTGAAGATCTTCCGAAACCTGAACAAAAGCGTGCAGCTGTGTTAAGGAACGAATTGCGACAAATAAGACATGTGTTGATCTTAGATGATGTTTGGGAAGGGTTTGTTCTCGAAAAAGTAGGGATCCCTATACCAATATTCAGCAATGGGAGTAGGTTGGTATTAACTAGTAGGTCGAATGTGGTTTGTGGATTTATAGGCTGTTCTGAGATAGTCGAAGTGCCTCCACTTTCCAATGAGGAGTCCATGAATTTATTCTTGGCGCATACCGGACGTGGGATTCTAAAGGTTCCATCTTTGGAAGAAATTTTGGGCGATATTGTTGGAGAGTGTGATGGGTTACCCCTTGCCATAGCAGTAATAGCTGGGAGCATGAAGGGAATATATGATGTTGTTGAATGGAGGAATGCATTAACAGAGTTAAGTGACCATGTAACAAGTGTGAAGGGCACAGATAAAGAAATATACGGGAGATTAAAGTTTAGTTTTGACCGTTTGGAAGATTCAAATATCCAAAATTGTTTCCTTTATTGCTCACTGTACCCAGAAGACTATTTAATTCCAAGGGTGGAATTAATAGAATACTGGATAGATGAGGGATTTCTTGAAAGGGGGAGTCGACAACAATTGCATgataggggtcataccatattaAATAGGCTGGTAAACAACTGTTTGTTGGAAAAGGCTGGAGATGATGTTAAGATGCATGATGTGATGAGAGATATGGCATTGTATATCAAACACCCTTATTTTATGGTAAAAGCTGGCACCGGATTGAAAGAATTGCCAGGCAAGCAAGAATGGAAAGATGTTGAAAGGGTTTCATTCATGATGAATATGGTATCAGAAATTCCTCCAAGCTTGTCACCCAATTGTGAAAAACTTTCAACCTTGTTATTACAAAACAATGAGTCCTTGGAAAGGATTTCAGAATCATTCTTTCAGCACATGCATAGTCTCAGCATTCTTGACCTTTCTTATACCAGTATCGAGCAATTGCCCAATTCCGTATCAAACTTGGAAATGCTCAATGCATTGGTGCTTCGTGGATGCAAGGAGTTGAGATATGTGCCTTCACTAGAAAAGCTTAAGGCTCTACGAAAGCTAGACCTTCGGGGTACAGGTATTGAAAAGGTGCCTAAAGGTTTAGAAATGTTGGCGAATCTAACATATCTCAACTTATGTACTGAAAGCTTAAAGGAGCTGCCAATAGCAATTCTACCTAGGCTTTCTTGTCTGCAATGTTTGGTATTATACGTTAAATTACCTAACGTAAAAATGAATGGATTGGAAGCTGCCAGATTAAGGAAGCTAGAGGTATTTGAAGGGAGATTTAATGAGTTGATAGACTTTAATGCCTACATCAAGTCTATACAAGGTCGAGAGCTTACTTCTTACTTGCTTGTCATGGCATCGCCTAAAGCCAAGTTTGACGACAGACCACTTGTAGAAGGGTTAAACAATGCTTTCTTTTTCAACTTCGAATTGCTTGGGGATTGCGACGTCAGGAATGTGTTCAAAATCGTGGCAGGACACCAAG GTGTGAAAACTGTCTCCTTAACTTGGGGGGAGAAAAAGCTGGAAGTGGTTTGTGAGATGGAAAGGGATCCTGCCACATTTGTAGAGAGCTTGAAGAAAAGGGGGTATGGAGTGCAGCTCGTGGATGTGCAGGAGCAGGAGCCTCCATTTCTTCCACGCAAGAGAGTCGTGATATTAAGCGGGTGTCCAATAGGAAGAGAAGATCCGGTAGAGCTCCCAAGTGATGTTAGGTGTCTTAGAATTTTTGAGTGCCCCGACATCAGAAGCTTAAGTGATATGCCCTTCTTCCAACAAACAAATAAGTTGGGGTTCTGTTCGATTCACCATTGTAGAGGGATAGAATCCGTGCTTGACCTGTCCTCCACATCTCAACCATGCAACTCATTTCAGAACCTTGAGCTATTGTGGCTTGAAAATTTGGATAACCTTCATATGCTTGTTAAAGTAGCAGAAGAGGCATCTGTTGTTTCTACATCGAGTTCACTGCCAATGCCAGGCATCTTTTCCCATCTTGAATCATTTGTGATTAAAGGATGCCCGAACATGAAGCAGCTCTTCCCATGTAAGCTAGCACATGACCTCCAAAACCTGAAGAAGCTGGTGGTTTGTCATTGTGTACAAATGGAGGAAATAATATCAtcagaagaagaggaagaaagtCGCAAGGGAAAAGGAATAAACACTCGCACGAGATTCAGTCTTCCCACATTACAACAGTTAGTTTTGGCCTACTTACCAGAGTTGAAGAGCATATGCAGTTCAAATAGGGCAGTGATATGCGACTCTCTTTGGGATATTGAAGTAAGGGAATGTATGAAGCTAAAAAGGATGCCTCTTTATCTACCTCATTTCCGAGACACACACCAATCAGTTCCTTCCGAAGATATCTGCATATCTCCAAGGGAATGGTGGGAATCAGTAGAGTGGGACTATCCCAAGGCTAAGGAGGTTCTGCGACCTTGGTTATATTTTGTTTGA
- the LOC107928079 gene encoding putative disease resistance RPP13-like protein 1, giving the protein MSIAGGETALSVFLEFFAKLASYDQILNFVTQKQVNQQLKQWQKILPSIQAVLNDAEEKQMKDPNVKIWLTHLQNLAYDVGDVLNEFAVEALHRKLHEGEASTSKAQKSTASWFTSFINSRAFTFNKKMISKLQEITDELNGLAREKNRLGLRQIDETAMSKRVKVSLQFMSLVHESHVYGREKEMAEILELLLCNNGNGNGNGASLIHIFGDGGIGKTALVRFLYCSDDVKKAFHHSFWIRVSKDFDVTLVTKTILQSISDDKLFSRRILLVLDNVRHENYNDLTLLLKPFSVGTKVILTTRSCSVVSSVVSSAKAYLLQKLSHKDCLSVFTHHALKANDFSEHQELETFGENIVKKCNGLPLAAKVIGCLLGTHVEYGVWKYVSESEIWDLQQEQCGVIPALLLSCHHLPPYLKRCFAYCSLLPKGYEFEKEEIILLWKAEGFLKQADSKAHIEDLGSRYFQDLVSRSFFQTSVRDKYRYVMHDLINDLAQLVSGEICLKLEDDKQPKIPKGTRHSSYVCGLYDGVEKFAVFDHMKHLRAFLPFMMPRDGTCYITNTVLVDLLPKLRCLRVLSLKGYGITVLPDIFENLVQLRYLNFSHTLIKSLPASICTLYNLETLILKESLLEWLPSDIERLVNLNHIDIGGVKMKAMPYGIGKLADLRRLSDFILGAGDGYRIRELKNLHLKGDLSLSGLENVVEARDALEAKLIHKPGLDALRLTWTSISGSSIRDKVVEEEVLNMLEPHRDLKVLVIESYAGTKFPNWIADSSFKNLWSLDLNNCRNCKILPSIGNLPLLKDLCIRGMHTVTKLGIEFYGENHLNAFVSLETLCFKDMSNWKEWDIDEHAVKFPCLREFCIVNCPQLSGNFPSSLHSLETLVIRQCTQLVVSVSNLPQLHDLEIDRCAELVLRDDADMPPLRKVSLSNVSKFSPLTERLVPGLTNLDHLRISNCNELASLSWKQFSLVRHLRSLRSLEMSSFPLLEVEVQQLQLEKVCTIETLTIGNCEKLQRLPQDWRFLTFLTEMQIKGCPCIVSFSKNNLPPALKRLVIQSCANLRCLVDQGENTSIDNTFLLEHLEIMDCPSLVSLSLPNRLQVLIVSYCSKLSSLSSSGELPVGLKQLVIKDCLVLESIVHTIHETSFLELFEIWRCRNIKALPQGLKKLDHVEKINILQCQSLVSLTASGLPARKLKSLCIMDCQSLGDLPNMQNLTALKELSLSYCSPDLPFPKEGLPTTLTSLSVTGPKLCRTLLQWGLYRLTSLKKLSIDGEECPHVVTFPPEGCVLPPTLTTITISGFGNLRSLSTTGFRNVDSLRELWVLDCPELESLPEKEVLVSVWKLYIWRCHVTLLAQFIMNDGAEWLKISHIPDVIVDRQSIIPKATWVQY; this is encoded by the exons ATGTCCATTGCTGGTGGAGAAACGGCACTTTCAGTCTTTCTGGAGTTTTTCGCTAAGCTGGCTTCTTATGATCAGATCCTCAACTTCGTCACTCAAAAGCAGGTCAACCAGCAACTCAAACAGTGGCAAAAGATATTGCCAAGTATTCAAGCAGTGCTCAATGATGCAGAGGAGAAGCAAATGAAAGACCCCAATGTGAAGATCTGGTTGACTCACCTCCAAAACTTGGCTTACGATGTGGGTGACGTTTTGAATGAATTTGCAGTCGAGGCTTTACATCGAAAGCTGCATGAAGGTGAAGCCAGCACAAGTAAGGCTCAAAAGTCCACTGCTTCTTGGTTTACTAGTTTCATTAATTCAAGAGCTTTTACGTTTAATAAGAAGATGATTTCCAAATTACAAGAGATCACTGATGAACTAAATGGTTTGGCAAGAGAAAAAAACAGATTGGGTTTGAGACAGATTGATGAAACTGCAATGTCTAAAAGAGTTAAAGTAAGCCTGCAATTTATGTCTTTAGTGCATGAATCTCATGTTTATGGTAGGGAAAAGGAGATGGCTGAAATACTTGAATTGCTATTGTGCAATAATGGGAATGGGAATGGGAATGGAGCTTCTTTGATTCACATCTTTGGGGATGGTGGGATCGGCAAGACAGCTCTCGTTCGATTCCTTTATTGCAGTGATGATGTAAAGAAGGCCTTCCATCACAGTTTCTGGATACGTGTTTCAAAAGATTTTGATGTCACTCTGGTGACAAAGACAATTTTGCAGTCCATCTCCGAT GATAAGTTGTTCAGCAGACGCATTTTGCTTGTGCTGGACAATGTTCGGCACGAGAATTACAATGATTTGACCCTCTTGTTAAAGCCTTTTTCTGTTGGAACAAAAGTTATTTTGACAACAAGGAGTTGCAGTGTTGTTTCTTCAGTTGTTAGTAGTGCTAAAGCTTACTTGTTGCAGAAGTTATCACATAAAGATTGTCTCTCTGTGTTTACTCATCATGCATTGAAAGCAAATGATTTTAGTGAGCATCAAGAGTTGGAAACATTTGGGGAAAACATAGTGAAAAAGTGCAATGGCTTACCTTTGGCAGCTAAAGTCATTGGTTGCTTGCTTGGCACTCATGTGGAGTATGGTGTATGGAAATATGTATCAGAGAGTGAGATATGGGATTTACAGCAAGAGCAATGTGGAGTTATCCCGGCTTTGCTATTGAGTTGTCATCATCTTCCACCGTATTTGAAGCGTTGCTTTGCATATTGCTCTTTACTGCCTAAAGGTTACGAGTTTGAGAAGGAGGAGATCATCTTGTTATGGAAAGCAGAAGGCTTTCTAAAACAAGCGGACTCGAAAGCTCACATTGAAGATCTTGGTAGCAGATACTTTCAAGATCTAGTGTCAAGATCGTTTTTCCAGACTTCTGTTCGGGATAAATACCGGTATGTAATGCATGATCTAATCAATGATCTAGCTCAATTGGTCTCAGGAGAAATATGCTTGAAATTGGAGGATGATAAACAACCGAAAATTCCAAAGGGCACTCGACATTCATCTTATGTTTGTGGCTTGTACGACGGAGTGGAGAAGTTTGCAGTGTTTGATCACATGAAACACTTGCGAGCCTTTCTACCATTTATGATGCCAAGAGATGGGACTTGTTATATAACCAACACTGTGCTCGTTGATTTGTTGCCGAAACTTCGATGCTTAAGGGTGCTTTCTTTAAAAGGGTATGGCATCACCGTGTTGCCGGACATATTTGAAAATTTGGTACAGTTACGCTACCTAAATTTCTCACACACTTTAATCAAAAGTTTGCCTGCTTCAATATGCACCCTTTACAACTTAGAAACCTTGATATTAAAGGAGAGTTTGTTAGAGTGGTTACCCTCAGACATAGAACGCCTAGTAAACTTGAATCATATTGATATCGGTGGTGTAAAGATGAAAGCAATGCCCTATGGTATAGGTAAATTGGCCGATCTACGAAGGCTGTCAGATTTTATTTTGGGAGCAGGTGATGGATATCGAATACGAGAGTTGAAGAATTTACATCTTAAGGGTGATCTTTCCCTTTCAGGGCTGGAGAACGTTGTCGAAGCTCGAGATGCATTGGAAGCTAAGTTAATTCACAAGCCAGGCCTTGATGCATTAAGGCTAACGTGGACCAGTATTTCTGGCAGTAGCATAAGAGATAAAGTAGTTGAAGAAGAGGTGTTGAACATGCTTGAACCTCATCGGGATCTTAAAGTGCTCGTCATAGAGAGCTATGCGGGTACGAAGTTTCCGAATTGGATTGCAGATTCTTCGTTTAAGAACTTGTGGTCTTTGGATCTCAACAACTGCAGAAACTGCAAAATCTTGCCGTCAATCGGAAACCTGCCACTACTGAAGGATCTTTGTATAAGGGGAATGCATACGGTGACTAAACTCGGCATCGAGTTCTACGGAGAGAACCACTTGAATGCATTCGTGTCATTGGAGACGTTATGCTTTAAGGATATGTCAAATTGGAAGGAATGGGACATCGATGAGCATGCTGTGAAATTTCCCTGCCTACGCGAGTTTTGTATCGTAAACTGTCCTCAATTGTCAGGAAACTTTCCAAGCTCTCTTCATTCCTTAGAGACACTTGTAATTCGTCAATGTACACAATTGGTCGTTTCAGTTTCAAACCTCCCTCAGCTGCATGACTTAGAAATAGATCGGTGTGCAGAGTTGGTGCTTCGAGATGACGCAGACATGCCACCATTGAGAAAAGTCTCTCTTTCAAATGTTTCAAAGTTTTCTCCCCTAACAGAGAGGCTAGTGCCAGGCCTAACCAACCTGGATCATCTGAGGATTAGTAATTGTAATGAGTTGGCGTCCTTGTCATGGAAGCAGTTCAGTTTGGTCCGGCATTTGAGGTCTCTCCGTAGTCTGGAAATGTCAAGTTTTCCACTACTTGAGGTTGAAGTACAGCAGTTGCAACTTGAGAAGGTCTGCACTATTGAAACTTTGACAATAGGGAACTGTGAAAAGCTTCAGAGGCTACCACAAGACTGGCGTTTCCTCACATTTCTAACTGAGATGCAAATCAAAGGGTGTCCATGCATAGTTTCTTTTTCGAAGAATAACTTGCCCCCAGCTTTAAAGAGGTTAGTGATTCAAAGTTGTGCGAATTTGCGGTGTTTGGTGGATCAAGGAGAAAATACCAGCATCGATAACACATTTCTTCTTGAGCACTTGGAAATTATGGATTGTCCATCTCTAGTATCTTTATCATTGCCCAATAGGCTTCAAGTTCTCATAGTTTCATATTGCTCAAAGCTTTCCTCCTTATCATCAAGTGGTGAGTTACCTGTGGGGCTTAAACAACTAGTGATAAAGGACTGCCTTGTATTGGAATCTATTGTGCACACAATCCATGAAACATCTTTTCTTGAACTTTTTGAAATCTGGCGTTGCAGAAACATTAAAGCTTTACCTCAAGGATTAAAGAAGCTCGACCATGTTGAGAAGATCAATATTTTGCAGTGTCAAAGTCTGGTTTCTTTGACAGCAAGTGGCTTGCCGGCCCGAAAACTCAAGTCGCTTTGTATTATGGACTGTCAAAGTTTAGGAGACCTTCCCAACATGCAGAACCTTACTGCTTTGAAGGAACTGTCATTGTCATATTGCTCACCTGACTTGCCATTTCCAAAAGAGGGTCTTCCTACAACTTTAACATCACTGTCAGTCACAGGGCCTAAACTTTGTCGCACACTGCTTCAATGGGGACTGTATAGACTCACCTCTCTTAAAAAACTCTCAATTGACGGTGAAGAATGTCCACATGTGGTGACATTTCCACCAGAGGGATGCGTGCTACCTCCCACTCTAACTACCATCACCATAAGCGGATTTGGAAACCTGAGAAGCTTATCCACGACTGGGTTTCGAAATGTGGACTCTCTTCGAGAATTGTGGGTACTCGATTGCCCTGAACTTGAATCTCTTCCAGAAAAAGAAGTGCTTGTTTCGGTTTGGAAATTATATATTTGGAGGTGTCATGTAACACTACTAGCCCAGTTCATAATGAATGATGGAGCAGAGTGGTTGAAGATATCTCACATTCCTGATGTTATTGTTGATCGTCAAAGCATCATCCCAAAGGCAACTTGGGTTCAGTACTGA
- the LOC107928090 gene encoding receptor-like serine/threonine-protein kinase At1g78530: protein MANDLGIAFYIIICCIFFIISKTILMILLYKRWKRKNTIYEHDFSGGKMVMFRSPLLQSLSSDVFLENTLKLSNKDIIGAGGYGTVYKVMINETMVFAVKRLNRGTTDRDKGFERELEAMADIKHRNIVTLHGYYTHPHYNLLIYELMPNGSLDSFLHGKSMDDKVLDWPTRSKIALGAARGIAYLHHDCIPHIIHRDIKSSNILLDQNMEARVSDFGLATLLEPTHYPLSLSLFPLHLTLSKELSFPSRYQTTMF, encoded by the exons ATGGCAAATGATCTGGGAATAGCATTTTACATCATCATATGCTGCATATTCTTCATCATATCCAAGACCATTCTTATGATCCTCCTTTACAAGCGATGGAAAAGAAAGAATACCATTTATGAACACGATTTCTCAG gtgGGAAAATGGTGATGTTCAGATCTCCATTATTGCAATCACTATCATCTGATGTGTTCTTAGAAAACACATTGAAATTAAGCAACAAAGACATCATTGGTGCTGGAGGGTATGGTACAGTTTACAAAGTAATGATAAATGAAACCATGGTCTTTGCTGTAAAAAGGCTTAACAGAGGAACAACAGATAGAGATAAAGGATTCGAACGAGAATTGGAAGCCATGGCCGATATCAAACACCGCAACATTGTAACTCTCCATGGTTATTACACCCACCCTCACTACAATCTTCTTATCTATGAACTAATGCCTAATGGAAGCTTGGATTCTTTTCTCCATG GAAAATCAATGGACGATAAGGTTTTGGATTGGCCAACAAGATCTAAAATAGCATTAGGTGCTGCAAGAGGAATAGCATATCTTCACCATGATTGTATCCCTCATATAATCCATAGAGATATTAAGTCTAGCAACATATTACTGGACCAGAACATGGAGGCTCGAGTCTCGGATTTCGGGTTAGCCacattattggaacccacccatt atCCCCTCTCCCTTTCTCTCTTTCCTCTTCACCTGACCCTATCAAAGGAACTCAGCTTTCCATCTCGCTACCAGACGACGATGTTTTGA